The window CCAACGACACTAAAGAGTCTTCTGAAATTTGTGAGTCCATCACTGAAGATCGTTATTTTTGGAACGAGCTCCATATTATCGTTGAAGATGGAGTGAATGCAAGTAAAGATGAGTAAACAGAAAAAGGCAGACAAAATTGTCTGCCTTTTTCTATGTGATTTTAAGAATTTTTTATAAATGTTAATTTGAGATATCAATCGATGGATCAACTCCATCACCGCCATTCCAAAAGTCTGGTACATCTCCAGGGAGCATGACTCTGCCAATCGGAATAACATTTTTTAATTGATGTACATCCGTAGCGAATGGAACAATGACTTGAACATTTACGATAATCTCTAGAGATACCTTTATTAGAACATTATTAATTCCAACTTCTTCTTCTTCATGAATAATATTTGTACTAGTTGACCCTACTGTTGCGAACTTAACAGGAATCTTGGGCCCTAGGTTACCTAAAATAGCCACACCAGTTGCAATACCCACTGGGATTTCGCGGATTATTCCATTAGCGAGGGCTTCCTCATTTTCTAAAATTTCAATATCTGATAAGATACCAAGTTCCTTTAACTTCCCCTGTTCGGCAAGCTCTAAGTTTTGCTGAACAAGATTAGTTGTTTCAGAAGTAATTCTGTTAACCATGGCGGTATTCTCACTAACCATAGTTATATCTCCACTTCCATTTTCTTTTGTAATCCAAAGTTTCTCTACATCTATTCCTTCGACTACTTTTTGATTGACTGCTTTATTAATAGCAAGTGTAGCAATTTCTTCCGTTTCAACTCTTGCATATTCTCTTAATGCAGGCTCTATCCCTTTGTTTAAGATTAAGACACCAAATGCAGTTGAAAACATGAACATGACAAATGTAAGTAAGAAAACATAACGAAAAGGTAGTGGACCTTTTCCTTTTCGCGGTGGGTTAATTCCACGAAACTTTGCCAAGCTGATCCCCCCTTACAAGCTAATGTATGCAGGAGATGTACAAGATAAGCCATATTTTCCCTATAAAATTTTTGAGGCTAGACCTTCTAAAATCAATACTTTATCTAAATAGAAAAAAAGACCAAAATTCATTTGGTCTCAAATTGTTTATAAAATATATATTAGATTTTTTCCTCATCCCCAGTTAACTGATCCGAAACTAAGCTACATTTAACAATCATCAAGTCCAGTTCTTTTGTCAGATCAACTTCATAAGAATCTACGATCACGTTTTCTTCTTCTAAAATACGAATAACTGGACGGTCACAGTATCCAGTATTTTGTCTTGCTACTACACCTGTTCTTCCATCATGTAGAGTTACCGTTAGCCCTTCTGGATAGACAACAATTGCTCTCCGAAATGCATTTATAATCTCTACGTCAAATAGTTTTCCTGCACCAGCATAGAGAATCTCGAGTCCCTCATGTGGAAGCATGGCAGGACGGTAAGAACGATTGGAGGTTACCGCATCAAACACATCTGCGACAGCGAGAATCTTCCCAAACAGATGAATGTCAGGACCCTTAACTCCTCTTGGATATCCAGACCCATCTAACCTCTCATGATGCAATAGAGCACAATGCGCAGCCGTCAAAGATATAGTAGGAATGTTTTTAATAAGCTCATAGCCGTAAAA of the Bacillus mesophilus genome contains:
- the yunB gene encoding sporulation protein YunB, whose amino-acid sequence is MAKFRGINPPRKGKGPLPFRYVFLLTFVMFMFSTAFGVLILNKGIEPALREYARVETEEIATLAINKAVNQKVVEGIDVEKLWITKENGSGDITMVSENTAMVNRITSETTNLVQQNLELAEQGKLKELGILSDIEILENEEALANGIIREIPVGIATGVAILGNLGPKIPVKFATVGSTSTNIIHEEEEVGINNVLIKVSLEIIVNVQVIVPFATDVHQLKNVIPIGRVMLPGDVPDFWNGGDGVDPSIDISN